A stretch of Gallus gallus isolate bGalGal1 chromosome 2, bGalGal1.mat.broiler.GRCg7b, whole genome shotgun sequence DNA encodes these proteins:
- the CHPF2 gene encoding chondroitin sulfate glucuronyltransferase — protein sequence MRLAALLAALRPALPLVLGLSLGCSLSLLRASWSQGGGEELCLGAAGRAELPGVAQPEAAEAWPGQGHEDFRPRIVPYYRDPNKPYKKVLRTRYIQTELGFHERLFVAVLTSRATLNTLAVAVNKTIAHHFSRLLYFTGLRSAKVPHGMVLVAHGDERPIWLMYETMYYIHQHFGSDYDWFYIMQDDTYAQAEQVKALVTHLSINQDVYLGRAEEFIGGDEQARYCHGGFGYLLSRSLLLKLHPHLDSCRNEILSVRPDEWLGRCIIDFLGIACVSQLQGQHYRTYELAKNADPEKEEEEEFQAAIAVHPVSDMTLMYRLHKHFSRIQLERAYQEIQELQMQIRNLTSLTPAGEASLTWPVGINSPFLPKSRFEVISWDYFTEQHLFSCLDGSPKCELSGASKADVSDIIESALEQLNSRYQPLLRFSKRQLLNGYRRFDPTRGMEYTLDLLLEAVTQKGHSHVLVKRVSLVRPLSKVEIIPMPYVTEATRVQLVLPLTVQDLDFVSNFLDMYAMNTLDTHDNALLTLLFIYHPYDAQRVSQVDVFAGVKAMIGELEKRYTEVKIPWISVKTEVPSQVKLMDIVSKKHPVDTLFFLASVWTEINMEFLNRCRMNTISNWQVFFPVHFQEFNPALVYRGEQTASSSTDFLRDGHFDRHSFAEACFYNSDYMTARTKLAADILDRDEVLESMEVFDVFLHYSGLHLFRAVEPGLVQKYALRSCNPRLSEELYHRCVLSNLEGLASRSHLAMALFEQEQANST from the exons ATGCGCTTAGCTGCGCTGCTGGCAGCGCTGCGGCCCGCGCTGCCGCTCGTGCTCGGCCTGTCTCTGGGCTGCAGCCTTAGTTTGCTGCGCGCCTCCTGGAGCCAGGGAGGCGGCGAGGAGCTGTGCCTgggggcggcgggccgggccgagcTCCCTGGTGTGGCGCAGCCCGAGGCGGCTGAGGCCTGGCCAGGGCAGGGCCACGAGGACTTCCGGCCTCGGATCGTGCCGTACTACCGGGACCCCAACAAGCCTTACAAGAAGGTGCTCAG AACTCGCTACATCCAGACAGAACTGGGATTCCACGAGAGGCTATTTGTGGCAGTGCTGACTTCCAGGGCTACCCTGAATACGCTGGCGGTGGCTGTGAACAAGACCATAGCTCATCACTTTTCACGCTTGCTGTACTTCACAGGGCTGCGCAGTGCCAAGGTGCCTCATGGCATGGTGCTGGTGGCCCACGGGGATGAGCGACCCATCTGGCTGATGTATGAGACCATGTACTATATCCACCAGCACTTTGGTTCTGACTATGACTGGTTCTACATCATGCAGGATGACACCTAtgcccaggctgaacaagtcaAGGCTCTGGTGACACATCTCAGTATTAACCAAGATGTCTACCTGGGACGAGCAGAGGAGTTCATCGGGGGAGATGAGCAGGCTCGATATTGCCATGGTGGCTTTGGCTACCTACTGTCCCGCAGCCTGCTACTGAAACTTCATCCACACTTGGACAGCTGCCGCAACGAGATCCTTAGTGTGCGCCCGGATGAGTGGCTGGGACGCTGCATCATTGATTTCCTTGGCATTGCTTGTGTTTCCCAGCTCCAG GGTCAGCATTACCGTACATATGAGCTTGCTAAAAATGCTGatccagagaaggaggaagaagaggagttcCAAGCAGCTATTGCTGTGCACCCTGTTTCTGACATGACCCTGATGTACCGGCTGCACAAGCACTTCAGCAGGATCCAGCTGGAGAGAGCCTACCAGGAGATCCAGGAACTGCAG ATGCAGATCAGGAATCTGACATCGCTGACTCCTGCGGGCGAGGCAAGCTTGACGTGGCCTGTGGGGATTAATTCTCCATTTCTTCCAAAGTCACGTTTTGAGGTAATCAGCTGGGACTACTTCACTGAGCAGCACCTCTTCTCCTGCCTTGATGGCTCCCCCAAGTGTGAGCTCTCTGGAGCCAGCAAAGCAGATGTCAGTGACATTATTGAGTCAGCTCTTGAGCAACTGAACAGCCGCTACCAGCCCTTGCTCCGGTTCAGCAAGCGACAGTTGCTGAATGGCTACCGGCGTTTTGATCCCACCCGAGGGATGGAATATACACTGGACCTCCTGCTGGAGGCGGTGACCCAAAAGGGCCACAGTCATGTTCTAGTTAAACGAGTGAGCTTGGTGCGGCCCTTAAGTAAGGTAGAAATTATTCCCATGCCGTATGTAACAGAGGCTACGCGCGTGCAACTGGTGCTTCCGTTGACAGTACAGGACTTAGATTTTGTATCAAACTTCCTGGATATGTATGCTATGAACACACTGGACACACATGATAATGCCTTGCtgactttgcttttcatttaccATCCGTATGATGCCCAACGAGTCAGCCAGGTAGATGTATTTGCTGGAGTCAAGGCCATGATAGGAGAGCTGGAGAAACGCTACACAGAAGTTAAAATCCCCTGGATTAGTGTCAAAACTGAAGTGCCATCGCAAGTAAAACTCATGGATATAGTGTCAAAGAAGCACCCCGTGGACACCTTGTTCTTTTTGGCCAGTGTCTGGACAGAAATCAACATGGAGTTCCTGAACCGCTGCCGCATGAATACTATCAGCAATTGGCAGGTCTTCTTCCCAGTGCACTTTCAAGAGTTCAACCCTGCACTGGTATACCGTGGTGAGCAGACTGCTTCCTCCAGCACTGACTTCTTGAGGGATGGACATTTTGACAGACATTCCTTTGCTGAGGCCTGCTTTTATAACTCCGACTATATGACAGCACGTACCAAGCTAGCAGCTGATATCCTAGATCGAGATGAAGTGCTGGAGAGCATGGAGGTGTTTGATGTCTTCCTCCATTATTCTGGTTTGCACTTATTTCGGGCTGTGGAACCTGGGTTAGTGCAGAAATACGCACTGAGGAGTTGCAACCCCCGGCTTAGTGAGGAGTTATACCACCGCTGTGTTCTCAGTAACTTGGAAGGGCTTGCATCCCGCTCACATTTAGCCATGGCCCTCTTTGAGCAGGAACAGGCCAACAGCACTTGA
- the ABCF2 gene encoding ATP-binding cassette sub-family F member 2 has translation MPSDLAKKKAAKKKEAAKARQRPRRAPEENGDAGTEPQEVRAPEANGTPLPEVDALTKELEDFELKKAAARAVTGVLASHPNSTDVHIINLSLTFHGQELLSDTKLELNSGRRYGLIGLNGIGKSMLLSAIGKREVPIPEHIDIYHLTREMPPSDKTPLQCVMEVDTERSMLEREAERLAHEDAECEKLMELYERLEELDADKAEARASRILHGLGFTPAMQRKKLKDFSGGWRMRVALARALFIRPFMLLLDEPTNHLDLDACVWLEEELKTFKRILVLISHSQDFLNGICTNIIHMHNRKLKYYTGNYDQYVKTRLELEENQMKRFHWEQDQIAHMKNYIARFGHGSAKLARQAQSKEKTLQKMMASGLTERVVNDKTLSFYFPPCGKIPPPVIMVQNVSFKYTKDGPWIYNNLEFGIDLDTRVALVGPNGAGKSTLLKLLTGELLPTDGMIRKHSHVKIGRYHQHLQEQLDLDLSPLEYMMKCYPEIKEKEEMRKIIGRYGLTGKQQVSPIRNLSDGQKCRVCFAWLAWQNPHMLFLDEPTNHLDIETIDALADAINDFEGGMMLVSHDFRLIQQVAQEIWVCEKQTITKWQGDILAYKEHLKSKLVDEDPQLTKKTHNV, from the exons ATGCCTTCGGACCTGGCCAAGAAGAAGGCGGCCAAGAAGAAGGAGGCGGCGAAAGCCCGGCagcggccccgccgcgccccggaGGAGAACGGCGATGCCGGGACGGAGCCACAGGAGGTGCGGGCACCGGAGGCCAACGGAACGCCGCTGCCAG AAGTGGATGCTCTTACGAAGGAGCTGGAGGACTTTGAATTAAAGAAAGCTGCTGCTCGCGCTGTGACAGGAGTGCTGGCTTCCCATCCCAACAGCACCGATGTGCACATCATTAACCTCTCGTTGACCTTCCATGGCCAAGAGCTGCTGAGCGATACAAAACTTGAGCTGAATTCCGGGCGGCGGTATGGCCTCATTGGGCTCAATGGGATCG GGAAATCCATGCTTTTGTCAGCTATTGGAAAACGAGAAGTGCCCATTCCAGAGCACATTGACATCTATCACCTGACCAGAGAGATGCCTCCCAGTGACAAGACCCCTCTACAGTGTGTGATGGAGGTGGATACAGAGAGATCCATGTTAGAACGAGAAGCAGAGCGTCTGGCTCACGAAGATG CGGAGTGTGAGAAACTCATGGAGTTGTATGAACGTCTGGAGGAGCTGGATGCTGACAAGGCAGAAGCGCGGGCCTCTCGTATCCTACACGGCTTGGGGTTTACGCCAGCCatgcagaggaagaagctgAAGGACTTTAGTGGTGGCTGGCGAATGAGGGTGGCTCTTGCTAG AGCCCTCTTCATTCGGCCGTTCATGCTACTGCTAGATGAGCCCACAAACCACCTTGACCTGGATGCCTGCGTGTGGTTGGAAGAAGAACTGAAAAC GTTCAAGCGGATCCTTGTGCTGATATCCCACTCCCAGGACTTCTTGAATGGCATCTGCACCAACATAATCCACATGCATAACCGCAAACTGAAGTACTATACG GGAAATTATGATCAGTATGTAAAAACTCGCTTGGAActggaagaaaatcaaatgaagCGTTTCCACTGGGAACAAGATCAGATTGCCCACATGAAG AATTATATTGCACGATTTGGTCATGGTAGTGCAAAGCTGGCCAGGCAAGCTCAGAGCAAGGAGAAGACCCTTCAAAAAATGATGGCTTCTGGcttgacagagagagtggtaAATGATAAG ACTTTATCATTCTACTTCCCACCCTGTGGAAAAATCCCCCCTCCTGTCATCATGGTGCAGAATGTCAGCTTCAAATACACGAAGGATGGG CCATGGATCTATAATAACCTGGAGTTTGGGATTGACCTGGATACCCGTGTTGCTCTTGTTGGACCTAATGGAGCTGGAAAGTCAACACTGCTGAAACTGCTCACAGGAGAG TTGCTGCCCACAGATGGGATGATTCGCAAGCATTCACATGTGAAGATTGGTAGATACCACCAG CACTTGCAAGAGCAGTTGGACTTAGACCTCTCACCCCTGGAGTACATGATGAAATGCTACCCAGAAAtcaaggagaaggaggagatgaGAAAAATCATTGGCAGATATGGTCTGACAGGGAAACAGCAG GTGAGCCCCATCCGGAACCTCTCCGATGGGCAGAAGTGCCGTGTGTGCTTTGCGTGGCTGGCCTGGCAGAATCCCCACATGCTTTTCCTGGATGAGCCCACCAACCACTTGGACATAGAAACAATAGATGCTCTGGCAGATGCTATCAATGACTTTGAAGGAGGAATGATGCTTGTCAGCCACGACTTCAGACTCATCCAGCAG GTTGCTCAGGAGATCTGGGTCTGTGAGAAGCAGACAATCACCAAGTGGCAAGGTGACATCCTCGCCTATAAGGAGCATCTCAAGTCCAAGCTGGTGGATGAGGATCCGCAGCTCACCAAGAAGACCCATAATGTGTGA
- the LOC426037 gene encoding late histone H2B.L4: protein MSAESGRMRGHPSSSGDKKSKRKPKRKETYSVYIYKVLKQVHPDTGISSKAMSIMNSFVNDIFERLAVEASRLAQYNHRSTITSREVQTAVRLLLPGELAKHAVSEGTKAVTKYTSSK, encoded by the exons ATGAGTGCAGAAAGTGGGAGGATGCGTGGtcatccttcctcctctggTGACAAGAAGTCCAAGAGAAAGCCTAAGAGAAAGGAAACTTATTCAGTCTATATCTACAAAGTACTGAAGCAG GTGCACCCTGACACAGGTATCTCCTCCAAGGCCATGAGCATCATGAACTCATTTGTCAACGACATCTTTGAGCGGCTGGCAGTGGAGGCGTCGCGCCTGGCGCAGTACAACCACCGCTCGACCATCACCAGCCGGGAGGTGCAGACGGCCGTGCGGCTCCTGCTGCCCGGAGAGCTGGCCAAGCATGCTGTGTCTGAAGGCACCAAGGCTGTCACCAAGTACACCAGCAGCAAGTGA